The DNA window CGTTTCGAGGGGACTAAAAAGCCGATCGGGTTCGCCTTCTGTGAAGAAGAACCGCGATCGACTCTCGTCTCTCGCGCCGCGCTTGGTGCCGCGCGGCGGGGAGAACCTAGTCCGCCCGGAACGGAGGGGTCAATACCTTTTGAGATGTTTTTTCCGAACTTTTCGCCCCATTCCACGCAACGCATTGATTTTGCAGGATTGAGCGCAGGGAGAATTTTCCGGGCACCTTGCTACTAGAGGCGGCGTAGCTGCGAAATCGCCCTCATCGGATGCGGATTTTGCCTTCGGGACCCGTATCGAGGCGCTGCAGCCCTTGTATTTCCTTGGTTTGCGCGCCTTCGCGGAAGGACCCCATGCCGAACTACTATTTTCATAGTAGTTAACAACTGCTGCCGCTATCCGCCTAAATTCAAGGATCGCGACGCCGTGAATGACTGGGGCAGATCGCCATTCAACGAGGCCAAAAGGCCGCCGCGTTGCTCCCGCGGGCCTCACGCAGCGTGTGTCTCTATAAATAGGGGAATCGCCCCTCCCCCATGGCCGTGGCGGAGCGACTTTTAGCCAGTGAACGGACACGGAAAGGCCTCGCGGTCGCTCTCTGCCGGATCCGGACTCTCAAGAGACCGCAATGCGGGCCCCTTCCCTGGCACGGGATCCCCAGTTGCGGAGCGAACTCCCCAATCGATAGGATTTCGCGATGCGTGAACTTGCCCTCGAACCCTATTCGTCCCTCGCCGGCACCGATGCCGGTTCGATTGTCGCATTTGATGTGGGGGCGGACGGGATTCCCTACGTGGTGATCGCCGTGGGTCCACTGGACGATCGGACGACTCATGCAGGCGGTGCGATCTTCCCCAAGATCCGCCCCGAAGCTCCTCGAGGCTACCGGGTCTATCGCGCGGAGGCGGGTGCCACGAGACTGATCACGGCCATTGAGCGGGAAACGTTCAACATCCACCAAGTGCAGCCGATCGGCCACGACCAACTCCTCCTCGTCTGCTCGCGCTGCCAGTATCGCGAGGAGGGTGCCGACGAGAATGGCCGCTTCTCACGTGGACGGCCGTTTTCTTCAGGGAATCACCTTGGGAGACGGCGTTCAGGACGTTGCCGTGACGCCGGACGGCCTGATCTGGACCAGCTACTTCGACGAAGGCGTGTTCGGAAACCTCGGGTGGCCCGCTCCCTTAGGGAGCAGCGGCTTGGTCGCCTGGCGGCAGGACGGGACGGAGGCCTACGCGTATCAACCGGGCGACGGGCTCGACCACGTGTGCGACTGCTACGCCATGAATGCCTGCGGGAACGACGTGTGGATCTATTACTACACCGACTTTCCCTTGGTTCTGATCCGGGACGGTGCCATCGCGGCGCACTGGACTGTTCCGGTCAGTGGAGCGGACGCGTTCGCGATCTCCGGCGACCACGCCCTGTTCCGGGGAGGCTACGACAACCCGGATGAATATCATCTGCTCGAGCTCACAAGGCCCTCCGCCACCCTGAGATCCAGGTTCCAGCTCCGCGACTCGCGGGGCGAGCTCATCAAAGCGGAGCGCGTGGCAGGACGAGGCGAGGCCCTGTTTCTCCTCAGGGGCCGGGAAATCTTCAGAATCACGGTGGCCGAAGCGCGAGAAGTGGCCGCAGTGGTCACAGGAAGCGCGGTGTGGCTTTCACCACGCCGCGCTTTGAAAACGCTCAGATCAGAAGATCAAGATCAGGCCGGAGCCCCCACGACCTCGCCGGGAAGGGGGCCACCGTCATCCGGCTTGTCCTCAGTGGGCTTGGACACCGGCTTCTTGCGGAATTCTTCGGGAACCGGCGGCGGCTTGGGCGCGCTGGGCGGATTGCGCATTTCCCCGTGCTCGATGAGGTCACGGACGTGCGCTCCGTCGAGCGTCTCGAATTCAAGCAGGGCGTTGGCGATGAGTTCGATCTTATCCCTGCCCTGCGTGAGGAGCGAGGTAGCCTGCTCGTAGGCCTCGTCGATGAAGCGCTTGATCTCTTCGTCGATAAGGCGGGCGGTGTCCTCCGAGTAATTGCGGGCCCGTGACATTTCGCGGGCGAGGAAGACGGGGCCGTCGCCATCGCCGTATTCGATCATGCCGAGCTTCTGGCTCATGCCCCACTCGCAGACCATGTGGCGGGCGAGCGAGGTGGCCTGGCGGATGTCGCCTGAAGCACCGTTCGAGACGTCGTCGGTGACGAAGGCCTCGGCAATCCGGCCGCCCATGGTGACCACAAGGTTGGCAAGGGCTTCCTTGCGCTGGATCGAGTACTTGTCTCCGTCCGGCAAATACATGGTCGCACCGAGGTACGGGCCGCGCGGGATGATGGTGACCTTGTGCAGCGGGTGCGTGTGCGGCAGCACCATATTGAGATAGGCATGGCCGGCCTCGTGCCATGCGGTGCCGATGCGCTCCTTGTCCGACATGGCCAGGCTGCGGCGTTCACGGCCCCAGCGGACCTTGTCGCGTGCTTCTTCCATCTCGGCCAACGTGACGGCGGAAAGCCCGCGGCGGGCAGCAAGAAGGGCCGCTTCGTTGATCAGGTTGGCCAGCTCCGCACCGGAGAAGCCGGGCGTGCCGCGGGCGATAACGCCGAGGTCGGTTCCCGGGGCCAGCTTGATCTTCTTCACGTGGACGCGGAGGATTTCCTCGCGGCCGTTCACGTCTGGAAGCGACACGGTGACCTGGCGGTCGAAACGACCGGGGCGCAGCAACGCGGGGTCAAGCACGTCCGGACGGTTGGTCGCGGCGATGATGATGACGCCCTCCTGGGTGTCAAAGCCGTCCATTTCCACGAGGAGCTGGTTGAGCGTTTGCTCACGCTCATCGTGGCCACCGCCCATGCCGTGACCGCGATGGCGGCCGACGGCGTCGATTTCATCGATGAAAATCAGGCAGGGAGCGTGCTTCTTGCCTTGCTCGAACATGTCGCGGACGCGCGAGGCACCGACACCGACGAACATTTCCACGAAGTCCGAGCCAGAGATCGAGAAGAACGGCACGTCCGCCTCACCGGCGATGGCGCGGGCAAGCAGGGTCTTGCCGGTGCCCGGAGGACCGACCATCAGCACGCCTTTTGGGATCGAGCCGCCGAGCTTCTGGAACTTGCGGGGATCGCGAAGGAAATCGACGATTTCCCAGAGTTCCTCCTTAGCCTCTTGAATGCCAGCGACATCCTTGAAGGTGACCTTGTTGTGATCGCGGGTCAGCAGGCGAGCTTTGGATTTCCCGAAGGACATCGCGCCACGGCCGGCGGCTTTCATCTGCTGGCGGAACAGGAAGAACAGCAGCAAGACGATCAGCAGGACCGGCAGGAACGTGAAGATCGCGCTCTTGAGGAAGTCGTTGTTGGGCTCGTAGATGCCGTTGTCGCGAAGCAGGAAACCCAGCTCGTCGCCAAGCATCATCACTGGAGCCACCACCTTGAATTGCTTCGGCGCAGCGGCCTTGGCGTCGGCGGCAGGGGCCGGGGCGGCGGGGATATCGCGAATGCCCACGACCACACCGAGGTTGCCGTCCGACGAGTAAACCGTGAGCGGTGCCTTGTCATCCAGCGGCTTGATTTCGCCGAGGGCAGCCGCACGACGGAAAGCGGCTTCGGAAAGCTCCACGGTCTCCACCCCCGGCTCCGGAGCAGGCTCACGGCTGAGGCGGAAGACCACGGATTCACCGAGAATCTCGGCCACGTTCTCGGTGCGGACGGTCGCGCGGATCGTCTTGCGGCCGGGCTCTTCCCCCGGGCCACGCTCGGGCGAAGTGCGGAGGAACCCATTGATGACCGCATTATAAGCGGTGTCCTGAGTAGTGACCTTCAGCGGAAATTTCGGATCGTTGCGGTAGACCATCCCCTTGTCCCAATTGCTCTTGAACTCGGCAAAGGACAGCGGCTGGGTTGTCGAATTCACCGAGGGGCCGAATACGGCGAGAGCCAGGATGAGAAACGCGGCACTAAGGAGAATCGCGAGGCGCCAGTTGAATCCAGGCGGGTCGTTCGGTCCGCGCGCGCCAGAACCCTGCGGCGGACGGTTTTGAGACGGGTCAGACATGATTGATGAGGAAATCGCCCTTTTTACGGTCGCCGCAGGCAAACAAGCATCTACGGGGAAGACAGTGCAGAGGGCGCGACAGGGTAGCGCGACATTGCCGAAAGAAAACCCAATTTTTTCCGGCGCTCTTGCCGGTCCGGCAAGCGTTTGCCATGGATGGCGCGGATGGATCATCACGCGGCTCCCGACGAGACCCCGGAACCGCGGAAGGGTCCGGGCCGCGGGACATGGTGGCAACGTCGGCGCTCGGCCAGTGCGAGCAGCTCGCGGGTGCTCGGCCTGCTGGTGGATGCCTTTGCGGGTTTCGCCACCTTGGACGGCCGGCTGGATGCCGATGAGGCTGACCTGATCCTCGACCTGCTGCGCAGCGCCTTCCCCGAGGCCGACCACAGTTGGCTGGCACGGCGGGTCCAACGGGCGGTCCGCGAACAGAAGCCCCTCGCCCGTACCGCCTTGGACCTGCGCGAGTTGCTGGACGACCCGCAGAAAATGGCGGTCGGCCTGCAGCTCTACACGCTGGTCGATGCCGTGGGCCGCTCGGAAAGCAGCCGCAGCTCCTTTGAAATCTTCCTCCGCCGCCTCGGGCGGCCGGACCATGCGCGGCAGATCCTCGCGGAGATGTCGGGCGAGGAAACCGGCGAACATCCTGGCTTCGAGCGGCTCGTCTTCGGGGCCGGCGAGACTGTCGACGTCGAATTGCCCGCCGAGGCGACCGGTCACGCATTTCGCGTCTATCGGACCGCCGATCTGGTGCTGGTCCGGAATACGGGCGAGCATCCGCTGTGGGTCCGCGGGCGGTCGCTGGAAAGCGGCGCCTTCCTCCGCATGCGGGAACGCCAGCAAATCGTGCTCCCCGGCTGGACCCTGACCGCGGAAGACCTGGTTTTCTTCCTCAACGTCAAGCTGACCGGCAAAAGCCCCGCCATTTTCCTCGCCAGCACGGACGAGGGACTGAGCAGCGAACGCGCCCGCAGCCGCCAGAGCGAGGTCCGCATCCGCTTCGGCCTGCAGGCGGAGATCGAGGCGCTCAAGCCCACCCAGTTCATCATCGAGGGCATCGGCCCGCTGTTCCCGAACAAGCCCGTCTTCTGCGACCATCACCAGCGACTTTCCGACCCCGAGGGGGTATCGATCACACTCGATGCCCTGCGCCGCCGGCGCGCCGAGGCAGGCGGCCGGTTCCGCTTGGAGCCGGATCAGCGCGACTTCCGCGTTTCCAATGACCCCTCGGTCCTCGAAAGCGGCGACCTGCTGCTCGCCCCGGGTTTCTCCCCGCGGGTCGTGCTGCGGATCCGCTTCGATTCCGAGCGCCGCACCGGCGATGTCTTCATCCGCGAGGCCGAGGGCAGTGTCACCGCCGATGGCGTGCCGGTGAAGTCCTCCGCGCCGCTGCGCGACGGCACCATCATCCGGCTTTCCCGCACCCAGGCCCTGCGCTGCCGGTTCAGCGAGGGCATCATCGATGAAGAGCGAAATCTCATCGAAGCGCTCAAGGTGCAGGACCTGATCCACCAATTCGTTCCCGGCACCCGCGCGCTGGACAACGTCAACTTCGAGGTCGGGCGCGGTGAGATGATGTGCATCATCGGTCCCAGCGGCAGCGGAAAAAGCACACTCCTGTCGGTGCTGGCCGGCCAACTCGAGCCGACCCGCGGCCGCGTCCGTCTCAACGAGTCCTCCCTCTATCAGAACCGCCTCGAGCTGATCCGCTTCATCGCGAACATGCCGCAGGAGGAAGCGCTCAATCCCCAGCTCACGGTGCGCGAGCACCTGCGGCAGGCCACCACCATCCGGCGGCCGTTCCTCTCGACGGAAGAGATCGAAAGACGCGCCGACGGCATCCTCGCGGAGTTGGGCCTACAGGCGATCGCCCGCCGCCGGGTTGGCTCGCCAGGTGAAAAGACCCTCAGCGGCGGCGAGCGCAGCCGTCTCAACCTTGGTCTCGACCTCGGCAGCGCCGCGGAGGTTTTCCTCTTCGACGAACCGATCTCCGGGCTCTCGTCCAAGGACTCCGAGCACGTCGCCGAAACCCTCCGCTCGCTGGCCCGCGACAAGATCGTCATCGCCTCCCTCCACCGGCCGGGCGCGACGGTGATGAACCTTTTCGACAAGGTGCTGCTGCTCGACACCGGCGGCCGGGTCGCTTTCTTCGGCTCGCCCGCGGCGATGATCGCGTATTTCCGCGAGACCGCGGACGAACTCGGCATCTCCCACCCTGCGATTGCGGCGAATATCCCGCTCGGCGCGGACTTTGTCTTCGACGTGCTGGAAACCCCGCTCGCCCAGATCGGCGGCGGCCAGAATCCCTCCGCCGCACGACGTTTCCCGCCGAACTATTGGCAAGAACGCTTCGAGAGCGAATCGCTGGTCCACGCGCTCGGCGATACCGCCCCGCCGTCGCTCATCGAAAGCACCGACACCTCGCTGCCCTCCGTCCACGTCGCCACCGGCTTCGGTCGCCGGGTGACGCGCGCGTGGGCCCAGTTCGCGACCCACTTCCAGCGCTCGCTCTTCTCGAAGATGCGCAACCGCGGGACGCTCTACTCCACCCTGCTGGAGGCACCGCTGCTGGCCATGCTGATCGGCGTGACCCTGCGCTCGTCCAAGGAAGGCGCCTACGAATTCCCCACCGCCCTGCACGTTCCGGCCTATTTGTTCCTGTCGGCCACGGTGGCGATGTTCCTGGGGCTCACCAACTCCGCCACCGAGATCCTGCGGGATCGCCCGGTGTTGCGTCGCGAGCGGAATTGCCGCGCCAATCCCCTGCTCTACGTCGGCGCGAAATTCTGCGCGCTGGGGCTGGTCGCCGCCGCCCAGTGCTTCGTTTATACGCTCATCGGTCACTTCCTGCTGGAGATCCGCGGCACCGTGCCGAGCCAGTGGCTATGGATGACGCTCACCGCCTGCACCGGCACCGGCCTTGCGTTGCTGGTGTCGTCCATCGTCAAGACCGAGCGCGCCGCGCTGACCGCCGTGCCACTGCTGCTGGTCCCGCAGATGCTGCTGGCCGGCGCGCTGGTCCCCTTCCGCGAGATGAACCGCGGGCTCTTTGAAAACAGCGGGATCGAGCGCGAACGGGGCGGCGTCCCCGTCCCTTCCGATTTCATGCCGCTGCGCCATGCCTACGAGGCAATGGTCGTCACCCAAGCCACCCGCAATCCCTACGAGATCGAACGCATCCGCATCCAGCGCCGCGTCGATGCCATCAAGGAAATGCCGAGCCCGCTGGAGCCCGCCGTGGAGGAACGTCTCCAGCTCATGCTCCAGGCCTTGGTCAAACTCGGCGGTGCCCAAGCCACCACCGCTCGCAACGCCGAGGACCTGGCCGAGCGTATCAATATGCTGGCCCGAGGTGGCACCCGGCTGGAGATCGACTCGCTCAGGGTCCGCAACAAGGACGTGCTGGCCCGGCCGATCACCGAATTCTTCGTCAACGACCGCATCGACCTGCTGGTTCGCGAGGCCGAGACCTTCCGCCTCGACTACCGGAACGAGGACAAGCCCCGCCACATCTTCCTCGGCCTGAAGAAACCCGTCGCGGGGGACTGGGTGGACACCGTCGACTACGACAGCGCGATCTTGATCCTCGTGATCCTTGGCACCGGTCTCGCGACCTCCGCGGTGCTGGGGATTCAGAACCGGCGGACGAGGTGATGGGCAGTCAATCGTCCGATAAAGTGACGCGCTGAATCGGAGTGCGGTCCGGCAGATCCTGATTTTTCCGGGCGATCTGGCCAAGTATGCTGCAATGCACGGACAAATCCGTGGGCTCAAAATTCTCCGGTTCCACCTTCCCTCCCAGCATCGGCGGAACCTTGTAGCTGAAGCACTGGCCCGGAGCGAGTTGCTTGCCGCTTGCGAGAAGGTCGCCGACCAGCTGCGGCAAGAACCACTCGTTCACTTGGTTGGGCTGCTGGAGAAGCTCCCGGAACTCCTCATGCGAGCCCGCTACCACGGAGAGTTGGCCCGCGCCGGTGTCGAGCCACAGGACCTGGCCCGTTTCGTCCCGCAGGAAGAGATCACCCAAGGATCCCGCCAACATGAATTCGGTCCGCTCACCCACCAACCACCGCCAATCACTCAGAAGTTCGCCCGCCTTCTCGGGATCGAATTGGACGGTCAGTTCCTTCCAAGTGATGTGCATGGGGTCTTCTGGAGACTTATTTCGGCTCGCCGCAGTTCGGGCAGGCGTCGTCCGTCGCAGCAATCAAGATGCCGCAACGCTTGCAATCGGCAGGCTTTCCGGATCGGTCGGGCTTAACGACCCGGGGCTCCCGGAACCACTCCATGCGACCGTAGGTCAGACAAGTGAATGCTCCGACATCCTCATCCGACCAATCGAATCCGAGAAAGCTACTGCGGCTGGAATCCAGCGTAACCCGGGTCCTCTCGAAATCTTCGCCTCGACAATGCGGGCAGCGCAGAACGTGACCGTTGACGTACATGACCGGATAATCACGCCCCTTCCGGCGTGGCCGCCTGCTTCAGCGCCGCGGCGATTTCCGCGACCACCACGGCCGTCAGCGGCCGCGGAACCACGGTACCCAGAACCAGCCAGCCAAAGGGCGTTTCGACCGGGACGACTTCGAGCACCTCGTTCGCTCCGATTTTCACGTGCACATTCCCGGCCTGCCCGGCCACCGGGCGGTAGGCTTGGGCGAGGCTGCGGGCGAGGAAGTGCATCCGCGCGTAGGCGGGGTCCTCCATGACCGGCTTCCCCTCGCGATCGAGGATGAAGACGCCGCGCGCACCGGTGTGGCGGATCAGGGCGTCGCGAAAACGGGCGAGGCGGACCAGCAGCGGACCGCGGCCGGGCGGCAGCGGCTCAGCGGACGGCGGCGTGGGCTCCACCGGCGGGAGCGGCTCACCCAGCTCGGATTCAAAGACTTCGTCCGCAGGCAATTCCGGGACGACGGCGACGGGGGCGGGAGGCCGCGGTGCGGATCCAGCAAAGCCGACGAACTCGGTGCCGAAACCGGCATCGGGCGAGTCCGTGACCTCCGGTTCGGTGCTATCGGCCAGCAGGCGTTCGGCCAAGCGCCGGACCGCCGAGGCATCGATCCATGGTTCAAGCGGATCCATCGCGGCGAGGAGAGACAGGGTGGCCGGCGCGTTCCAGTTTGGCTTCGATCTCCGCGCGAAGGGCATCGAAGACCGCCAAGGCACCCGCGCCATCTTCCAGCACGCCGACCGGCAGGCCGCGGGCGCTGGCTTTCACAAAAAGTCCGTCGCGCGGGATCATAGTGCGCAGGACGAGGTCCTCGGGCAGGATCTGGCGCAATGCTTGGACAGACTCGCGACTTTCCGCCATATCGTTCTGGACCATGGTCATCAGGACGCCGAGCACGATCAGCCGTGGGTGAATGACTCTCAGTCGATTAAGACCTTCCAGCATCTTTGGCACGGAGCGGATGCCCAGCGGCTCCGC is part of the Luteolibacter arcticus genome and encodes:
- the ftsH gene encoding ATP-dependent zinc metalloprotease FtsH, giving the protein MNSTTQPLSFAEFKSNWDKGMVYRNDPKFPLKVTTQDTAYNAVINGFLRTSPERGPGEEPGRKTIRATVRTENVAEILGESVVFRLSREPAPEPGVETVELSEAAFRRAAALGEIKPLDDKAPLTVYSSDGNLGVVVGIRDIPAAPAPAADAKAAAPKQFKVVAPVMMLGDELGFLLRDNGIYEPNNDFLKSAIFTFLPVLLIVLLLFFLFRQQMKAAGRGAMSFGKSKARLLTRDHNKVTFKDVAGIQEAKEELWEIVDFLRDPRKFQKLGGSIPKGVLMVGPPGTGKTLLARAIAGEADVPFFSISGSDFVEMFVGVGASRVRDMFEQGKKHAPCLIFIDEIDAVGRHRGHGMGGGHDEREQTLNQLLVEMDGFDTQEGVIIIAATNRPDVLDPALLRPGRFDRQVTVSLPDVNGREEILRVHVKKIKLAPGTDLGVIARGTPGFSGAELANLINEAALLAARRGLSAVTLAEMEEARDKVRWGRERRSLAMSDKERIGTAWHEAGHAYLNMVLPHTHPLHKVTIIPRGPYLGATMYLPDGDKYSIQRKEALANLVVTMGGRIAEAFVTDDVSNGASGDIRQATSLARHMVCEWGMSQKLGMIEYGDGDGPVFLAREMSRARNYSEDTARLIDEEIKRFIDEAYEQATSLLTQGRDKIELIANALLEFETLDGAHVRDLIEHGEMRNPPSAPKPPPVPEEFRKKPVSKPTEDKPDDGGPLPGEVVGAPA
- a CDS encoding DUF1851 domain-containing protein codes for the protein MHITWKELTVQFDPEKAGELLSDWRWLVGERTEFMLAGSLGDLFLRDETGQVLWLDTGAGQLSVVAGSHEEFRELLQQPNQVNEWFLPQLVGDLLASGKQLAPGQCFSYKVPPMLGGKVEPENFEPTDLSVHCSILGQIARKNQDLPDRTPIQRVTLSDD
- a CDS encoding ATP-binding cassette domain-containing protein yields the protein MDHHAAPDETPEPRKGPGRGTWWQRRRSASASSSRVLGLLVDAFAGFATLDGRLDADEADLILDLLRSAFPEADHSWLARRVQRAVREQKPLARTALDLRELLDDPQKMAVGLQLYTLVDAVGRSESSRSSFEIFLRRLGRPDHARQILAEMSGEETGEHPGFERLVFGAGETVDVELPAEATGHAFRVYRTADLVLVRNTGEHPLWVRGRSLESGAFLRMRERQQIVLPGWTLTAEDLVFFLNVKLTGKSPAIFLASTDEGLSSERARSRQSEVRIRFGLQAEIEALKPTQFIIEGIGPLFPNKPVFCDHHQRLSDPEGVSITLDALRRRRAEAGGRFRLEPDQRDFRVSNDPSVLESGDLLLAPGFSPRVVLRIRFDSERRTGDVFIREAEGSVTADGVPVKSSAPLRDGTIIRLSRTQALRCRFSEGIIDEERNLIEALKVQDLIHQFVPGTRALDNVNFEVGRGEMMCIIGPSGSGKSTLLSVLAGQLEPTRGRVRLNESSLYQNRLELIRFIANMPQEEALNPQLTVREHLRQATTIRRPFLSTEEIERRADGILAELGLQAIARRRVGSPGEKTLSGGERSRLNLGLDLGSAAEVFLFDEPISGLSSKDSEHVAETLRSLARDKIVIASLHRPGATVMNLFDKVLLLDTGGRVAFFGSPAAMIAYFRETADELGISHPAIAANIPLGADFVFDVLETPLAQIGGGQNPSAARRFPPNYWQERFESESLVHALGDTAPPSLIESTDTSLPSVHVATGFGRRVTRAWAQFATHFQRSLFSKMRNRGTLYSTLLEAPLLAMLIGVTLRSSKEGAYEFPTALHVPAYLFLSATVAMFLGLTNSATEILRDRPVLRRERNCRANPLLYVGAKFCALGLVAAAQCFVYTLIGHFLLEIRGTVPSQWLWMTLTACTGTGLALLVSSIVKTERAALTAVPLLLVPQMLLAGALVPFREMNRGLFENSGIERERGGVPVPSDFMPLRHAYEAMVVTQATRNPYEIERIRIQRRVDAIKEMPSPLEPAVEERLQLMLQALVKLGGAQATTARNAEDLAERINMLARGGTRLEIDSLRVRNKDVLARPITEFFVNDRIDLLVREAETFRLDYRNEDKPRHIFLGLKKPVAGDWVDTVDYDSAILILVILGTGLATSAVLGIQNRRTR